A segment of the Candidatus Micrarchaeota archaeon genome:
TCGCTTTTTTACTTCTTTGTAAGCGAGTTTTGCCAGACCTCCAGCAACGTGTATCTTCTTATCCTCTTCTAACTCACCCTTGATCTTACTCATAACCTGTTCAGGATCAGAGGATAGGATATTACTGACCGTCTGCTTGGTTAGACCTAACTCCGAAGCGATCTCATCCTTAGTCTTATGATGTTCCTCGTGAAGGATGATAACATAAACCGCCTCTAACAGGGCGGGTAACCAGGTCAGATGACGATGAGTTAGGATCAACTCCTTTGGTCC
Coding sequences within it:
- a CDS encoding regulatory domain protein, with product MVVVEPVEVDVEDRVMKIFLEAIRILGGPKELILTHRHLTWLPALLEAVYVIILHEEHHKTKDEIASELGLTKQTVSNILSSDPEQVMSKIKGELEEDKKIHVAGGLAKLAYKEVKKREVEG